From the genome of Geoglobus ahangari, one region includes:
- a CDS encoding DUF2284 domain-containing protein — protein MSRQEQPMVDVRELILSRMGEEGIRVVDVQEIDVSKIRPDKRTRWKCRFGCNYFGKRYSCPPNVPDDFEEFISSYSRALVVIYEFSDYMEDKLKLQRILPEIEARLIFDYPMAFALFPGGCDLCESCEYERSGRCVKPERVRPSVSSVGIIVSRLGVKIGDGKSVAIILLE, from the coding sequence TTGTCTCGCCAAGAGCAGCCCATGGTTGACGTCAGGGAGCTCATCCTCTCCAGAATGGGAGAAGAGGGCATCAGGGTCGTTGATGTTCAGGAGATTGACGTCAGCAAGATCAGGCCGGACAAGAGGACGAGGTGGAAGTGCAGGTTTGGGTGCAACTACTTCGGAAAGCGCTACTCGTGCCCGCCCAACGTTCCGGATGACTTCGAGGAGTTCATATCCTCCTACTCGAGGGCTCTGGTGGTGATTTACGAGTTCAGCGACTACATGGAGGACAAGCTCAAGCTCCAGAGAATTCTCCCGGAGATTGAGGCAAGGCTCATATTCGACTACCCGATGGCGTTTGCACTCTTTCCCGGAGGATGCGATTTGTGCGAAAGCTGCGAGTATGAGAGGTCTGGAAGGTGCGTGAAGCCCGAGAGGGTGAGACCGTCCGTCTCGTCCGTGGGAATAATCGTGTCGAGGCTCGGGGTGAAAATAGGGGATGGAAAGTCGGTGGCGATAATACTGCTTGAGTAG
- a CDS encoding flippase-like domain-containing protein, producing MEGNDKGGVKRLAVAGAITALSIIAVMKLGNVSLEEFRYAKTEYIAAAFLLHVLFWLFWTVRLEVISSILGYSLPFREVFLGVLASNFVAAITPSSAGGEPVRAKVLVDCGMGVGEATASIMVERFLDAIFFSFFLLVMLSLSGFAVGLGLKIGVVFTVLIALLIVFLFELFKYPERVERFLKFIEKRVRREFFVRIEREIWMFRDSIRTFLRDKSKAMTLLALTALIWISEFLVPSFVLLAFTCDPHWILSLTSQAILVIASLVPLTPGASGIAEFGFFYLYSQFVECSVGAIVGVWRSITYVSNILAGIVANLYYFRRLVLK from the coding sequence GTGGAAGGCAATGACAAGGGTGGAGTGAAGAGGCTCGCAGTAGCTGGAGCGATCACAGCCCTGTCCATAATCGCGGTGATGAAGCTCGGTAACGTGAGCCTCGAGGAGTTCAGGTACGCCAAGACGGAATACATAGCTGCAGCCTTCCTTCTGCACGTTCTGTTCTGGTTATTCTGGACTGTGAGGCTCGAGGTCATCTCCTCAATTCTCGGCTACTCTCTGCCCTTCAGGGAGGTCTTCCTCGGTGTTCTGGCGAGCAACTTCGTCGCCGCGATAACGCCGTCATCGGCAGGCGGGGAGCCTGTGAGGGCCAAGGTCCTCGTTGACTGCGGGATGGGTGTCGGCGAGGCGACGGCTTCAATAATGGTGGAAAGATTCCTCGACGCAATATTCTTCTCCTTCTTCCTGCTCGTCATGCTCTCCCTCTCGGGCTTCGCCGTGGGGCTCGGGCTCAAAATAGGGGTGGTCTTCACAGTTCTCATAGCCCTGCTCATAGTCTTTCTCTTCGAGCTTTTCAAGTACCCCGAGAGGGTGGAGAGGTTCCTCAAGTTCATCGAGAAGAGAGTCAGGAGGGAGTTCTTCGTCAGGATAGAGAGGGAGATCTGGATGTTCAGGGATTCTATAAGGACGTTCCTAAGGGACAAGAGCAAGGCGATGACGCTGCTTGCCCTCACGGCCCTGATATGGATCTCCGAGTTCCTCGTACCGTCGTTCGTCCTCCTCGCGTTCACCTGTGACCCGCACTGGATACTCTCCCTCACATCTCAGGCGATACTTGTGATTGCCTCACTCGTACCGCTAACGCCCGGAGCGAGTGGAATTGCCGAATTCGGGTTCTTCTACCTCTACTCTCAGTTCGTTGAGTGCTCTGTCGGAGCGATAGTCGGGGTGTGGAGGAGCATCACCTACGTCTCCAACATCTTGGCCGGGATCGTGGCGAATCTCTACTACTTCAGAAGATTAGTTCTGAAATGA
- a CDS encoding glycosyltransferase — protein MRIAQITPYYPPHMGGVEIHVKNLTKALSERHEVDVVSSNSGDVVVPSIDIPYSPIPVMKVDVRADIYHAHVPSPFFANLFRGKKPLVITYHNDVVIPERVSGFRLPAFGSRIAEFVNEKIVRRILDEADAIIATTHDYALTSPILREYMDRVHVIPNGIWVDDFEYRREKEDFLLYAGRLVEYKGLGTLISALEGSDVRLVVAGDGEDRGRFEKLVEVKRVKAEFLGRVSYDTLKDLMSRAKALILPSKTRLEAFGIVLLEAMASGTPVIACNTPGVRFVARHGGFVFDSVEELRRIIESLDDAVVRRMGRRGRRYAERHDWRMIAREVERVYERIL, from the coding sequence TTGAGGATTGCGCAGATAACCCCCTACTATCCACCCCACATGGGCGGGGTTGAGATTCACGTTAAGAACCTCACAAAGGCCCTTTCTGAGAGACATGAGGTTGATGTCGTGTCATCAAACTCCGGCGACGTGGTTGTTCCGAGCATAGACATCCCATACTCCCCCATTCCGGTCATGAAGGTGGATGTTCGGGCTGACATCTATCACGCCCACGTTCCGAGCCCGTTTTTCGCCAACCTGTTCAGGGGGAAGAAGCCGCTGGTGATCACTTATCACAACGACGTGGTGATCCCCGAGAGGGTTTCGGGGTTCAGGCTGCCTGCATTCGGCTCAAGGATCGCAGAATTCGTGAACGAGAAGATCGTGAGGCGAATTCTTGATGAGGCGGATGCCATCATCGCCACAACCCACGACTACGCGCTCACGTCACCGATCCTGAGGGAGTACATGGACAGGGTGCACGTGATTCCAAACGGGATCTGGGTGGACGACTTCGAGTACAGAAGGGAGAAAGAGGACTTCCTGCTTTACGCAGGAAGGCTTGTGGAGTACAAGGGTCTCGGGACGCTCATCTCGGCCCTCGAAGGCAGCGACGTGAGGCTGGTGGTTGCCGGGGATGGAGAGGACAGAGGGAGGTTCGAGAAGCTTGTAGAGGTTAAGAGAGTGAAGGCCGAGTTTCTCGGCAGGGTGAGCTATGACACGCTCAAGGATCTGATGTCGAGGGCTAAAGCGTTGATTCTGCCATCCAAGACGAGGCTCGAGGCTTTTGGAATAGTCCTCCTCGAGGCCATGGCCTCCGGAACCCCGGTGATAGCCTGCAACACCCCCGGAGTGAGGTTTGTAGCACGGCATGGTGGCTTCGTCTTTGACAGCGTTGAGGAGCTGAGGCGGATCATCGAGAGTCTGGATGATGCTGTGGTGAGGAGGATGGGGAGGCGAGGGAGGAGGTACGCTGAAAGGCACGACTGGAGGATGATAGCGAGGGAGGTGGAGAGGGTGTATGAGAGGATTCTGTAA
- a CDS encoding bifunctional nuclease family protein: protein MNRVEVSGVYVAPSIFGGAPVVLLKDESGRMLQIFIGLAEAMAIHSALKGVVPPRPMTHDLFVEMLKRLNARIEQVIIDDLVENTFYARIFITHDDITHEIDARPSDSIALALRFEAPVFVEERVFEEAGFVESVPEEYVPFDDIAME, encoded by the coding sequence ATGAACAGAGTTGAGGTCTCGGGAGTTTACGTGGCACCGAGCATTTTTGGAGGTGCTCCTGTCGTTCTGCTAAAGGACGAGAGCGGCAGGATGCTCCAGATATTCATAGGTCTGGCAGAGGCCATGGCCATTCACTCCGCACTCAAGGGCGTTGTCCCTCCCCGCCCCATGACCCACGACCTGTTTGTGGAGATGCTGAAGAGGCTAAACGCGAGGATAGAGCAGGTCATCATAGACGACCTCGTCGAGAACACGTTTTACGCGAGAATATTCATCACCCACGACGACATAACCCACGAGATAGACGCGAGGCCGAGCGACAGCATAGCCCTCGCCCTCAGGTTCGAGGCTCCTGTTTTCGTTGAGGAGAGGGTGTTTGAGGAGGCAGGGTTTGTGGAGAGTGTGCCGGAAGAGTACGTGCCCTTCGACGACATAGCGATGGAGTGA
- a CDS encoding type II/IV secretion system ATPase subunit, translating to MQPIYTRYYGLLGKYLLEDISPDQVIEDISSVEDGSIIESYWIFRPFVGVNIIKDRLTAGIKYLLLEPTLTPDEFELLEKIYFELGNVLILKDITLDTFQKEKILMDAFEEIVQEFSVDLDPVLKMKFIYYLFRDFIGFGPIDGAMNDPYIEDISCDGYNIPVYVYHKKYGNIPTNISFSEEELDRYVQALVQIAGKHISYGNPVMDASLPDGSRLQATYGTEITPRGSSFTIRKFTEEPLTPIDLIRFGTYTAEQMAYFWLAVENKLNLMVVGETAAGKTTTLNAILMFLPPDVKVISIEDTREIALRHDNWVAGVTREVTTGDEKSITMYDLLKAALRQRPEYIVVGEIRGIEAQTLFQAMSTGHAAYSTLHAGDIHQTIYRLESEPLNVPRSLIQFLDIVTIQTQWTKAGVRKRRSKGIYEFIGVDPNDKNLLINEVYRWVPHEDAFYLVSPSKKIEKIALIRGESPEETSSELKRRAEFLQYLDKIDVRDFVKVTHMIHSYYRNPEETFEYIVREGMRG from the coding sequence ATGCAACCAATCTACACAAGATACTATGGACTTCTCGGAAAATACCTGCTGGAGGATATCTCGCCCGATCAGGTAATTGAGGACATCTCTTCTGTGGAAGACGGCAGCATAATCGAATCTTACTGGATATTCAGACCCTTTGTTGGTGTGAACATAATCAAGGACAGGCTCACTGCGGGAATAAAGTACCTGCTGCTCGAACCAACCCTCACACCGGATGAGTTCGAACTTCTCGAAAAAATTTACTTCGAGCTCGGAAACGTCCTGATACTTAAAGACATAACACTCGACACGTTTCAGAAGGAAAAGATTCTGATGGACGCGTTCGAGGAGATAGTTCAGGAGTTCAGCGTTGACCTCGACCCCGTTTTGAAGATGAAATTCATCTACTACCTATTCAGAGATTTCATAGGGTTCGGCCCGATAGACGGGGCGATGAACGATCCCTACATTGAGGACATAAGCTGCGACGGCTACAACATTCCCGTCTACGTGTACCACAAGAAGTACGGCAACATCCCGACGAACATCTCATTTTCCGAAGAGGAGCTGGACAGGTACGTTCAGGCTCTCGTCCAGATAGCGGGAAAGCACATAAGCTACGGGAATCCCGTAATGGACGCATCCCTTCCAGATGGAAGCAGACTTCAGGCCACCTACGGAACGGAGATAACCCCGAGAGGTTCGAGCTTCACCATAAGAAAGTTCACTGAAGAGCCCCTCACACCGATCGACCTGATAAGATTCGGGACGTACACTGCAGAACAGATGGCGTATTTCTGGCTTGCCGTTGAAAACAAGCTGAACCTGATGGTGGTTGGGGAAACCGCGGCAGGAAAGACCACCACACTCAACGCGATACTTATGTTTCTGCCACCTGATGTCAAGGTGATATCGATCGAGGATACCCGAGAGATTGCTCTGAGGCACGACAACTGGGTAGCGGGAGTCACGAGGGAGGTAACAACCGGAGACGAGAAGTCGATAACGATGTACGATTTGCTAAAAGCTGCCCTCAGGCAGAGACCGGAGTACATAGTGGTTGGAGAGATTAGAGGTATTGAAGCCCAGACGCTGTTTCAGGCGATGTCCACGGGGCATGCGGCGTACTCAACGCTGCATGCAGGAGACATTCACCAGACGATATACAGACTGGAGAGCGAACCTCTGAACGTTCCAAGAAGCCTGATACAGTTCCTTGACATTGTCACGATCCAGACCCAGTGGACGAAGGCAGGGGTGAGAAAGAGGAGGTCGAAGGGAATATACGAGTTTATCGGCGTTGATCCAAACGACAAGAACCTGCTCATAAACGAGGTCTACAGGTGGGTTCCGCATGAGGATGCGTTTTACCTCGTGAGCCCGTCAAAGAAGATAGAGAAAATCGCACTCATAAGGGGTGAATCCCCCGAGGAAACATCCAGCGAGCTGAAAAGGAGAGCGGAGTTCCTTCAGTACCTTGACAAGATCGATGTCAGGGACTTCGTAAAGGTGACCCACATGATTCACTCCTACTACAGAAATCCAGAGGAGACGTTCGAGTACATTGTCAGGGAAGGGATGAGAGGATGA
- a CDS encoding 6-hydroxymethylpterin diphosphokinase MptE-like protein → MRPEEWFEIYHQILSDFGFDEARDAEAARLMHRLAGDKLLSEEELRRRIDGKEVAVIGGAVESEIDAEVIVTAGKAILRWVELSSRIPDVHVTDMEEPEELLEDLERKGTLLVLHAHGDNMGRIRAVVPRIGKFVATTQHRPFDKVYNFGGFTDGDRAAIIAKRFGARSIILHGFRFEGRGVKGKKLVWAKRILEREGLL, encoded by the coding sequence ATGAGGCCTGAAGAGTGGTTCGAGATTTACCACCAAATCCTTTCGGACTTTGGCTTTGATGAGGCCAGAGATGCCGAGGCGGCAAGGCTGATGCACAGGCTCGCGGGAGACAAACTGCTGAGCGAGGAAGAGCTTAGGAGAAGGATTGATGGAAAAGAGGTTGCGGTGATTGGCGGGGCGGTTGAGAGCGAGATCGATGCAGAGGTGATTGTAACCGCTGGAAAGGCGATTCTCAGGTGGGTGGAGCTGTCTTCAAGAATCCCGGACGTGCACGTAACCGACATGGAGGAGCCGGAAGAGCTGCTGGAGGATCTCGAGAGAAAGGGGACGCTCCTCGTCCTTCACGCACACGGAGACAACATGGGCAGGATAAGAGCCGTGGTGCCGAGGATTGGGAAGTTCGTAGCCACCACCCAGCACAGGCCGTTCGATAAGGTATACAACTTCGGAGGGTTCACAGACGGAGACAGAGCAGCAATAATTGCGAAAAGGTTTGGAGCGAGGAGTATCATCCTGCACGGGTTCAGGTTTGAAGGGCGGGGAGTGAAGGGCAAGAAGCTGGTCTGGGCCAAAAGGATTCTCGAGAGAGAGGGTCTGCTTTGA
- a CDS encoding 2-isopropylmalate synthase — protein sequence MTLRILDTTLRDGEQTPGVSLSVEQKLMIAEALDRLGVDVIEAGTAIASEGEFQAIKTISEAGLNAEICSFARIKFEDIDAAADANADSIFMVAPSSDIHISSKFPGKSREDIIEMSVRAIEYAKERGLVVEFGGEDASRADFSFIIELYRHAVDAGADRLTFTDTVGVFTPEKAFETMKSLKENFSVPVAFHGHDDFGLATSNTVFAVKGGADEIHVAMNGLGERAGNAALEEVVMALEFLYGIKTRINKEMLYPTSKLVEKLTRVKVPPNKPIVGDNAFTHESGIHTSALLRNTQTYEPISPEVIGRKRSIILGKHAGRASVEVIMKEMGYKATPEQMKEILARIKEIGDKGKRVTDADIRTIVETVLQIRREKKVQLLDLSIVSGVHVMPTASVKLKINGKEVVEAGVGLGPVDAAINAIKKAIKDYADIELVSYHVDAITGGTDALVDVIVQLKKGDKIVTARGARTDIIMASVEAFIEGLNMLID from the coding sequence ATGACACTCAGAATCCTCGACACCACGCTGAGAGACGGAGAGCAAACGCCCGGAGTGTCGCTGAGCGTTGAGCAGAAGCTCATGATAGCAGAAGCCCTCGACAGGCTGGGCGTTGATGTCATCGAGGCCGGAACGGCAATTGCATCTGAAGGTGAGTTTCAGGCCATAAAGACAATTAGCGAAGCGGGTTTGAATGCTGAGATATGCAGCTTCGCGAGAATAAAGTTTGAGGATATTGACGCTGCTGCAGACGCGAATGCGGACTCAATCTTCATGGTTGCACCCTCATCAGACATCCACATCTCGAGCAAGTTCCCCGGCAAAAGCAGGGAGGATATTATCGAAATGTCGGTAAGGGCGATAGAGTACGCGAAGGAGAGGGGGCTTGTTGTCGAGTTTGGTGGGGAGGATGCGTCGAGGGCAGATTTCAGCTTCATAATCGAGCTCTACAGGCATGCGGTTGATGCTGGAGCAGACAGGCTCACGTTCACAGACACTGTTGGTGTCTTCACTCCGGAGAAGGCATTCGAGACGATGAAGAGCCTCAAGGAGAACTTCAGCGTTCCTGTGGCGTTCCACGGCCATGACGACTTCGGCCTTGCCACATCAAACACAGTTTTTGCTGTCAAGGGAGGAGCGGATGAAATACACGTGGCCATGAACGGCCTTGGCGAGAGAGCTGGAAACGCCGCGCTCGAGGAGGTCGTGATGGCCCTCGAGTTCCTCTACGGTATCAAGACGAGAATAAACAAGGAGATGCTCTATCCAACATCCAAGCTCGTGGAGAAGCTCACGAGGGTCAAGGTTCCGCCCAACAAGCCGATAGTTGGCGACAACGCGTTCACGCACGAGAGCGGAATCCACACATCCGCCCTCCTCAGGAACACCCAGACGTATGAGCCCATCTCGCCTGAGGTCATCGGGAGGAAGAGGTCGATAATTCTGGGCAAGCACGCCGGAAGGGCTAGCGTTGAGGTCATAATGAAGGAGATGGGGTACAAGGCGACTCCGGAGCAGATGAAGGAGATTCTGGCGAGAATCAAGGAGATTGGTGACAAGGGCAAGAGGGTTACTGACGCGGACATAAGGACGATAGTAGAGACTGTACTGCAGATAAGGAGGGAGAAGAAGGTTCAGCTCCTCGACCTGTCAATAGTGAGCGGAGTTCACGTGATGCCGACCGCAAGCGTGAAGCTCAAGATAAACGGCAAGGAGGTTGTCGAGGCGGGAGTCGGACTGGGGCCTGTGGACGCGGCCATAAACGCGATAAAGAAGGCAATCAAGGATTACGCGGACATAGAGCTCGTTAGCTACCACGTCGACGCCATAACGGGCGGAACAGACGCTCTCGTTGACGTGATCGTCCAGCTCAAGAAGGGAGATAAGATAGTGACCGCGAGAGGTGCGAGGACGGACATAATCATGGCGAGCGTCGAGGCATTCATAGAGGGGCTGAACATGCTCATAGATTAG
- a CDS encoding ATP-binding protein, whose amino-acid sequence MKFVDRMDELKTIRERLDSNSFELIIVYGKRRIGKTRLVLEAVKDKEHIYYLAVEGDNLRHFKRVASKVVPSISYSQEDWEAYFNFLKDKIIVIDEFPNLIKEDPKIVSLLQRIVDLILSGTNTKLIILGSSISMMSDKVLSYKSPLYGRRTASLKLKPLNFFHLREFFPRVQWEELVEIYGFADGIPYYLEKVSPPFWKWLERELKKPDTFLKDELDFLMKYEFTDSTTYKRILEAIALGRNTPKEIRESIGAKHSDITQYLKNLIDTEFIVKKIPVTENERSRKGRYFIGDNFVTFWFRYIYPNLSSIEEGIFDIEEIKEDYTGYLGTIFEDVARQFLIELNKRGMLPLRFSKIGGWWHKGDEIDLVALDMRERKALLVEVKWKDLGKKEIHRILENLRDKTELIGLDGYEIYHGVVARKTSYKNGLVWDLRDFSLVA is encoded by the coding sequence ATGAAGTTCGTAGACAGGATGGATGAGCTGAAGACTATAAGAGAAAGGCTCGACAGCAACTCGTTCGAGCTCATTATTGTATACGGCAAAAGGAGAATCGGGAAAACAAGGCTTGTGCTTGAAGCTGTGAAAGATAAGGAGCATATCTACTACCTTGCCGTTGAGGGAGACAATCTGAGACACTTCAAACGTGTTGCCTCCAAGGTTGTTCCGAGCATTTCCTACTCCCAAGAGGACTGGGAGGCGTATTTTAATTTTCTGAAGGATAAGATCATTGTAATAGATGAGTTTCCGAACCTGATTAAAGAAGACCCGAAAATAGTATCGCTGCTTCAGCGTATTGTGGATTTAATTTTAAGCGGTACAAATACCAAGCTCATAATTCTGGGCTCCTCTATATCGATGATGAGTGACAAAGTCCTGAGCTACAAGAGTCCGTTGTATGGAAGGAGGACTGCCTCGCTAAAACTGAAGCCTCTGAATTTCTTCCACCTCAGAGAGTTTTTCCCTCGTGTGCAGTGGGAAGAGCTGGTGGAAATATATGGGTTTGCTGACGGGATTCCATATTATTTGGAAAAAGTTAGCCCGCCCTTCTGGAAGTGGCTCGAAAGGGAGCTAAAAAAACCGGACACATTTTTGAAGGATGAACTCGACTTTCTGATGAAGTACGAATTCACAGACTCGACAACGTATAAGAGGATTCTGGAGGCTATCGCGCTCGGCAGAAACACCCCGAAAGAGATAAGGGAATCCATAGGGGCAAAACATTCGGACATCACCCAGTATCTGAAAAACCTAATAGACACCGAATTCATCGTGAAAAAAATCCCTGTAACAGAAAACGAAAGATCGAGGAAAGGCAGGTACTTTATTGGAGATAATTTCGTCACGTTCTGGTTCCGCTACATATATCCTAACCTGTCCTCGATCGAGGAGGGAATTTTCGATATTGAGGAAATAAAAGAGGACTACACAGGTTATCTTGGAACGATTTTTGAGGATGTTGCCCGACAGTTCCTAATTGAACTCAACAAACGGGGAATGCTGCCTTTAAGATTTTCCAAAATTGGAGGATGGTGGCACAAGGGAGATGAGATAGATCTGGTTGCGTTGGACATGCGTGAAAGAAAGGCTCTGCTGGTGGAGGTCAAGTGGAAAGATCTGGGAAAGAAAGAAATCCACAGAATTCTCGAAAATCTGAGAGATAAAACAGAATTGATCGGACTTGATGGCTATGAGATCTACCACGGAGTGGTTGCAAGGAAGACCTCTTACAAAAATGGGCTTGTGTGGGATTTGAGGGATTTTTCGCTGGTGGCCTGA
- a CDS encoding NifU family protein — MGLREKVEEIIEKEIRPALIRDGGNIAVVDVNEETGEVKVKLLGACFGCPMSQITLTMFVEQQLRARIPEVKKVVPV; from the coding sequence ATGGGACTCAGGGAGAAGGTTGAGGAGATCATCGAGAAGGAGATACGGCCTGCTCTCATAAGGGATGGAGGTAACATAGCCGTTGTTGACGTTAATGAGGAGACTGGAGAGGTTAAAGTAAAGCTCCTCGGTGCCTGCTTCGGATGCCCGATGTCACAGATCACTCTCACAATGTTTGTTGAGCAGCAGCTGAGGGCGAGGATTCCGGAGGTAAAGAAGGTTGTTCCCGTGTAA
- a CDS encoding glycosyltransferase, whose translation MKKRIAVIVPVSVFEPAETLVNSARHLRSLDFGDFEFTILYAFDGDESDERVKLLRREGVDVLARNTRRGKRAGAINDAIRHLKKFKPDLVAIFDADSRPERDFVLRCAGRVERDVYISSTVRKVSNPYTLIARAVELEYRLIGFLLKVSGFRQFNGLIGVLNFRHLERYGLSEDALTEDADFATRMHALGFRAELAEGCVYEQSPVTISDFYSQRKRWYYGGLELWRYLDRVLPSGNPHFVTSWLSALTLTYFPILYLPFVLLSLPALLALYGKDGVLVYAGMILYAVTLQIASFSAMLNFLRREGVEWKAMTRVE comes from the coding sequence GTGAAAAAGCGGATCGCCGTGATCGTCCCGGTATCGGTTTTTGAACCTGCCGAAACTCTGGTAAATTCGGCGAGGCACTTAAGATCACTCGATTTTGGCGATTTTGAGTTCACGATTCTCTACGCATTTGACGGAGATGAGAGCGACGAGAGAGTGAAGCTGCTGAGGAGAGAGGGCGTTGACGTGCTCGCGAGAAACACGAGGAGGGGCAAGAGGGCAGGGGCGATAAATGATGCAATCAGGCATCTAAAAAAATTCAAACCTGACCTCGTGGCGATATTTGACGCCGATTCGAGGCCGGAGAGGGATTTCGTTCTCAGGTGTGCTGGCAGAGTTGAGAGGGATGTTTACATCTCCTCGACTGTCAGGAAGGTCTCCAACCCGTACACGCTAATCGCAAGGGCTGTCGAACTCGAGTACAGGCTGATTGGCTTTTTGCTGAAGGTTTCGGGGTTCAGACAGTTCAACGGACTCATCGGAGTTCTCAACTTCAGGCACCTTGAGAGGTACGGGCTCAGCGAGGACGCGCTGACGGAAGATGCGGACTTCGCCACGCGAATGCACGCTCTCGGGTTTAGGGCCGAGCTTGCGGAGGGCTGCGTTTACGAGCAGTCCCCTGTGACAATCTCGGACTTCTACTCCCAGAGGAAGAGGTGGTACTACGGCGGCCTCGAGCTGTGGAGGTACTTGGACAGAGTTCTCCCCTCCGGAAATCCCCACTTCGTGACCTCCTGGCTCTCGGCACTCACACTCACGTACTTCCCGATCCTGTACCTCCCCTTCGTCCTCCTCTCCCTTCCAGCACTCCTTGCGCTCTACGGAAAAGACGGGGTGCTGGTCTACGCTGGGATGATTCTCTACGCAGTCACCCTTCAGATCGCGTCATTTTCCGCAATGCTTAACTTCCTGCGGAGGGAGGGTGTTGAGTGGAAGGCAATGACAAGGGTGGAGTGA